A single Nitrosospira multiformis ATCC 25196 DNA region contains:
- a CDS encoding efflux RND transporter periplasmic adaptor subunit encodes MQTKKTLVRFAIIIVILMVAGYAIWFAMRPAPIEVELATIGRSTVEATVVNTRAGTVTACRRAKLAPAAGGQIVKLQVKEGDRVKKGQVLLELWNTDLTAQRDLARRQLITAEERRREACILAAHAGREAERARQLAERGFVSAQNRENADADARARQASCDATIADVKRARAQVEVTEAGLERTVLTAPFDGIVALVTGELGEYTTPSPPGIPTPPAIDLIDDSCLYVTAPMDEVDAPKLKIGQLARITIDALPGQIFPGKVRRVAPYVTEVEKQARTVDIEVDFEEIPERPLLVGYSADVEVVIERHENVLRVPTQAIRQGGKVLLVNEENRLVERRLETGLANWAFTEVTGGLEEGDRVLLSSEAKEIKAGIQVREKVAEQ; translated from the coding sequence ATGCAAACAAAAAAAACACTGGTCCGTTTCGCCATTATCATTGTTATTCTCATGGTGGCGGGTTATGCAATATGGTTTGCAATGCGTCCGGCGCCCATAGAGGTTGAGCTTGCGACCATCGGGCGGAGTACAGTGGAAGCCACCGTGGTGAATACACGTGCCGGAACAGTGACCGCATGCCGGCGTGCCAAGCTTGCGCCAGCGGCGGGAGGGCAGATTGTCAAGTTGCAGGTCAAGGAGGGTGACAGGGTCAAGAAAGGACAGGTATTGCTGGAACTGTGGAATACGGATCTGACCGCCCAGCGCGATCTTGCCCGGCGCCAGCTCATCACCGCGGAAGAGCGGCGCCGCGAAGCCTGCATCCTTGCGGCCCATGCCGGCCGCGAGGCCGAGCGTGCGCGTCAGCTCGCCGAGAGAGGCTTCGTCAGCGCCCAGAACCGGGAGAATGCCGATGCCGATGCGCGCGCCCGGCAAGCGAGCTGCGATGCGACTATTGCCGATGTGAAGCGGGCGCGAGCTCAGGTAGAAGTAACAGAGGCGGGGCTGGAGCGCACGGTTCTGACTGCTCCATTTGACGGCATTGTGGCGCTTGTCACCGGGGAGCTGGGTGAATATACCACTCCGTCCCCCCCGGGGATTCCCACCCCGCCGGCTATTGATCTGATCGATGATAGTTGTCTGTATGTTACCGCTCCAATGGATGAAGTCGATGCGCCCAAGCTGAAGATCGGCCAACTCGCCCGCATTACGATTGATGCCTTGCCCGGCCAGATCTTCCCCGGCAAGGTGCGGCGGGTGGCGCCCTATGTCACGGAGGTAGAGAAGCAGGCGCGCACGGTGGATATCGAAGTGGATTTCGAAGAAATACCGGAACGGCCGTTGCTGGTGGGGTATAGCGCAGATGTCGAAGTGGTGATCGAACGGCATGAGAATGTGCTGCGCGTGCCCACCCAGGCGATCCGTCAGGGTGGCAAGGTGTTGTTGGTGAACGAGGAGAACCGATTGGTTGAACGCAGGCTGGAAACAGGACTGGCCAACTGGGCATTTACCGAAGTCACCGGTGGCCTGGAGGAAGGCGATCGCGTGTTGCTGTCATCAGAGGCAAAGGAAATCAAAGCCGGTATACAAGTCCGGGAGAAGGTTGCCGAGCAGTGA
- a CDS encoding ABC transporter ATP-binding protein → MIRLTDISRVFHMGDQGVRALDGIDLEIDTGEYVSIMGPSGSGKSTLLNVIGLLDQPDGGRYELDGKDVTDLSEIEKARVRREKIGFVFQSFHLVPRLTAAENIELPLILEGIPPAERKSRVNEALRGFNLQDRATHRPSELSGGQRQRVAIARATILRPTALLADEPTGNLDHRIGAEVMGLLEGLHEAGTTLIVVTHDRELGARAHRHIAMRDGKIVSDERQGKFPGGNSLA, encoded by the coding sequence ATGATTCGCCTTACTGACATTTCGCGTGTTTTCCATATGGGAGACCAGGGGGTACGAGCGCTCGATGGGATCGATCTTGAAATCGATACTGGCGAGTATGTTTCCATCATGGGTCCTTCGGGGTCGGGCAAGTCGACTCTGCTCAACGTCATCGGCTTGCTCGATCAGCCAGATGGCGGACGCTATGAGCTCGACGGAAAGGATGTAACCGATCTGTCCGAGATCGAAAAGGCGCGCGTTCGCAGGGAAAAAATCGGCTTCGTGTTCCAGTCGTTTCATCTTGTGCCCCGGTTGACCGCCGCGGAAAACATCGAACTGCCGTTGATCCTGGAGGGAATTCCACCCGCCGAGCGAAAGTCGCGCGTGAATGAGGCGCTACGGGGATTCAATCTGCAGGATCGGGCCACGCACCGGCCTTCCGAGCTGTCAGGCGGCCAGCGTCAGCGCGTCGCTATCGCTCGCGCGACCATCCTGCGACCCACTGCCTTGCTGGCGGATGAGCCAACAGGTAATCTCGACCACCGTATTGGCGCGGAAGTCATGGGGCTGCTCGAAGGCTTGCATGAGGCCGGAACAACATTGATCGTGGTGACGCATGATCGCGAACTGGGCGCCAGGGCACACCGCCATATCGCGATGCGTGATGGAAAAATTGTATCCGACGAGAGGCAGGGTAAATTTCCAGGAGGCAACAGTTTGGCATGA
- a CDS encoding thermonuclease family protein, with amino-acid sequence MPRILVALAIGFSSFLPCLAYADLTGQVIHVTDGDTLTLVINKEWVRARLAGIDAPEANQPFGKLSRESLSDLCFWQQVTVIPKGKDQYGRIFAQVLCGDVDAGAEQVRRGMAWVYDHYVKESDLQPLQDDAKAAKRGLWADPYSKPPWKWREVWKE; translated from the coding sequence ATGCCGCGTATTCTGGTTGCTCTGGCAATCGGGTTTTCCAGTTTTCTTCCTTGCCTGGCTTATGCTGACCTCACCGGTCAGGTAATTCATGTCACGGATGGAGACACTCTTACCCTTGTAATAAACAAGGAATGGGTAAGGGCACGCCTTGCGGGCATCGATGCGCCCGAAGCGAATCAGCCTTTTGGCAAGCTTTCCAGGGAATCTCTCTCTGATCTTTGTTTCTGGCAGCAGGTTACGGTTATTCCGAAAGGAAAAGACCAATATGGCCGCATCTTTGCCCAAGTCCTCTGTGGTGATGTCGATGCCGGGGCCGAGCAGGTACGGCGCGGCATGGCCTGGGTTTATGATCACTATGTAAAAGAGAGTGACCTCCAGCCCCTTCAGGATGATGCGAAGGCTGCAAAGCGTGGTTTGTGGGCGGATCCCTATTCAAAGCCGCCATGGAAATGGCGCGAAGTGTGGAAGGAATGA
- a CDS encoding ABC transporter permease: MKLRDTLSLSIRTVASYRTRSLLIILAMSLGVAAVVVLTALGDGARGYVVQQFSSVGTNLIIVLPGRAETSGGLPGAALGQTPRDLTLEDARSLVHLPQIRRYAPLNVGVAELASAGRLREVTVLGSTAAILPIRHMDLAQGSFLAREKGSERSAQIVLGAQLAQEFFPQSSPIGQRVRLGDRRFLVSGVLAPQGETMGFNTDEIVIIPIDYAQALFNTSSLFRILVETRSRSDLLPVKEAIRDILKQRHDGEEDITIITHDAVLATFDRILRALTLGVAGIAAISLAVAGILVMNVMLVSVSQRTSEVGLLKALGAPSSEIHRLFLAEALWLSLAGGIAGFALGQFGSLLIRLAYPQLPAWPPLWANVAGVGVAFITGLLASLLPAARAARLDPVRALSGK, from the coding sequence GTGAAGCTTCGTGACACGTTGAGTCTCTCCATCAGAACCGTTGCCAGCTACCGCACCCGTTCGTTGCTCATCATTCTGGCAATGTCATTGGGGGTGGCGGCAGTGGTCGTACTAACCGCCTTGGGAGATGGCGCCCGTGGCTACGTGGTTCAGCAGTTTTCATCCGTCGGAACCAATCTCATCATCGTCTTGCCCGGTCGTGCCGAAACTTCCGGGGGCCTCCCTGGTGCAGCGTTGGGGCAGACTCCGCGCGACCTGACGCTGGAAGATGCTCGCTCGCTTGTCCATCTGCCGCAAATCAGGCGGTATGCGCCGCTCAACGTCGGTGTTGCCGAACTTGCTTCCGCCGGTCGCCTGCGCGAAGTGACGGTGCTGGGAAGCACGGCGGCTATACTGCCGATAAGGCATATGGATCTCGCGCAGGGCAGTTTTCTTGCGCGAGAAAAAGGAAGCGAGCGCAGCGCGCAAATCGTTCTGGGTGCACAGCTCGCACAGGAGTTCTTTCCCCAAAGCAGTCCTATCGGTCAGCGGGTAAGACTGGGTGACCGGCGCTTTCTCGTTTCCGGCGTGCTCGCGCCGCAAGGCGAAACGATGGGCTTCAATACCGATGAAATCGTCATCATTCCTATCGATTATGCCCAGGCCTTGTTCAACACATCGTCCCTTTTCCGTATTCTCGTCGAAACCAGAAGCCGCAGCGACCTTTTGCCCGTCAAAGAAGCAATTCGCGACATTTTAAAGCAGCGACACGATGGGGAAGAGGACATCACCATAATTACACACGATGCCGTACTTGCCACTTTTGATCGCATTCTGCGGGCGTTGACGCTTGGTGTAGCGGGAATCGCCGCTATCAGTCTGGCGGTAGCCGGCATATTGGTAATGAATGTCATGCTGGTGTCGGTCAGTCAGCGCACCTCCGAAGTCGGTTTGTTGAAAGCCCTCGGCGCGCCGTCCTCTGAAATCCACCGTTTGTTTCTTGCCGAGGCGTTGTGGCTGTCATTGGCGGGCGGGATAGCGGGATTCGCATTGGGACAATTTGGTAGCCTGCTGATCCGACTGGCTTATCCGCAGCTTCCTGCCTGGCCGCCCCTATGGGCTAATGTTGCCGGGGTGGGAGTGGCCTTTATAACAGGTTTGCTCGCCAGCCTTTTACCGGCAGCGCGTGCCGCCAGGCTCGATCCCGTGCGCGCACTGAGTGGAAAATAA
- a CDS encoding ABC transporter permease, translating into MSVIDTLRFALRSLTAHRLRTLLSATGIGIGIAAVILLTSIGEGIHQFVISEFTQFGTNIITVTPGKIRTHGRSLGAIGSARLLTIEDALALKNSPYVQHVNAGVMGNAEIRARGRSRRVTVYGESPDFAHTFNMKVASGRFLPEDDPRNPRAYVVLGSKVRTELFGSANPLGATLQVGLSRFRVIGVMESKGQVLGFDLDDTVFLPTSRALEIFNREGVMEINIAYQPSAPLEAVVEDIGRILVSRHGREDFTITPQQQMLNTLNTVLDVLIFAVAALGSISLLVGAVGMVTLMHIAVTERVAEIGLLTALGATRARVRLLFLTESTVLATLGGLGGLATGVGIAWLLKSLAIGLPVQIPWNYTASALGISVLVGLAAGVIPAMRAARLNPIEALRAE; encoded by the coding sequence ATGAGCGTTATCGATACGCTGCGTTTCGCCCTGCGCTCGCTCACCGCACATCGCCTGCGCACCTTGTTGTCCGCAACGGGAATCGGCATCGGGATTGCGGCGGTTATTCTCCTGACTTCCATTGGGGAAGGAATTCATCAGTTCGTGATTTCGGAGTTCACCCAGTTCGGTACCAATATCATTACGGTCACCCCGGGAAAAATCAGGACTCACGGCAGGTCGCTGGGTGCGATCGGGAGCGCTCGGCTCCTGACGATCGAGGATGCGCTGGCGTTAAAGAACTCTCCGTATGTTCAGCACGTTAACGCAGGCGTGATGGGCAATGCGGAAATACGGGCGCGTGGACGGAGCCGGCGGGTCACCGTCTATGGTGAAAGCCCGGATTTTGCGCATACATTCAACATGAAGGTCGCAAGCGGACGGTTTCTGCCGGAGGATGATCCTCGCAATCCTCGCGCCTATGTGGTGCTGGGTTCAAAAGTACGCACGGAATTGTTCGGCAGTGCGAATCCTCTGGGTGCTACGCTGCAAGTCGGCCTATCGCGCTTTCGTGTGATAGGTGTCATGGAATCGAAGGGGCAGGTGCTGGGATTCGATCTGGACGATACGGTCTTTCTTCCCACTAGCCGCGCACTGGAAATTTTCAACCGCGAGGGTGTAATGGAAATCAACATTGCATACCAGCCAAGCGCGCCACTGGAAGCTGTAGTGGAGGATATAGGCCGCATCCTCGTTTCAAGGCATGGGCGGGAAGATTTCACCATCACCCCCCAGCAGCAAATGCTGAATACGTTGAATACCGTTCTGGACGTGTTGATTTTCGCAGTTGCCGCGCTGGGGAGCATTTCCTTGCTGGTAGGGGCAGTCGGCATGGTTACGCTCATGCATATTGCCGTGACTGAACGCGTTGCCGAAATCGGTTTGCTCACCGCCCTGGGCGCCACCCGTGCCCGCGTCCGCCTTCTGTTCCTGACGGAATCCACAGTGCTCGCTACGTTGGGGGGCTTAGGGGGATTGGCTACGGGCGTGGGAATAGCATGGTTGCTGAAATCCCTGGCAATCGGTCTGCCCGTGCAGATCCCCTGGAATTACACCGCCAGCGCACTCGGAATTTCTGTGCTGGTCGGTCTTGCCGCCGGCGTTATTCCCGCCATGCGAGCGGCACGGTTGAATCCGATTGAAGCGCTTCGGGCCGAATAG
- a CDS encoding membrane protein codes for MGFLATAGSWLDENIFALGREMRLSYLPPLMVYVAAGISGLTAIVGTFYVKERLGLSAEFLAALGFWMMLPWALKMPLGHLVDLVWRWKSLLVYLGAGLITLSLVIMIGLLGHLEEMRAIATVEAWYVTAALLAPIGYVLQDVVADAMTVEAVPRVDKDGNPLTLESRKSMHVTMQTLGRVAIISGGILVSMVNVYVLQGVGELPEAGKAAAYLFVYELALIIPLVSVTGVLFASWLRRRDIKHLVAQGHSRMESEALLGVNPDPPPVNWWILGGGLAFTAVSLSVGLSQIPGGEEIIFLVSMAIVLFLMWRLTGELEPDARNVLVGTAILIFVFRAIPGPGAGSTWWMIDHLGFDQQFLATLSLIGATLTLAGMFIFRRFMAERSIAYIIGWLTIVGTFLSLPIIGMYYGLHEWTAALTNGMVDARFIAVIDTALESPLGQIAMIPMLAWIANSAPEALKATFFAVMASFTNLALSASQLGTKYMNQIFRVTREVTDPDTGKITVPADYSELGPLLVSVTVIGLVLPLLAIFLLRYSRFRNA; via the coding sequence ATGGGTTTCCTCGCTACTGCCGGCAGCTGGCTGGACGAGAATATTTTCGCGCTAGGCCGTGAAATGCGGTTGTCCTATCTGCCTCCACTCATGGTGTACGTAGCTGCCGGCATTTCCGGGCTGACGGCAATCGTCGGCACGTTTTACGTCAAGGAGCGGTTAGGGCTTTCGGCCGAATTTCTTGCGGCGCTCGGGTTCTGGATGATGCTGCCATGGGCGTTGAAGATGCCGCTCGGGCACCTCGTCGACCTCGTGTGGCGGTGGAAGAGCCTGCTGGTGTATCTGGGCGCCGGCTTGATCACATTGAGCCTGGTCATCATGATCGGGCTGCTCGGACACCTGGAGGAAATGCGCGCCATTGCTACTGTGGAGGCGTGGTACGTTACTGCGGCATTGCTCGCGCCTATTGGCTACGTCCTTCAGGATGTGGTGGCGGATGCGATGACGGTTGAAGCCGTGCCTCGAGTCGACAAGGACGGAAACCCGCTGACGCTTGAAAGCCGCAAATCCATGCATGTCACGATGCAGACGCTGGGGCGGGTCGCCATCATCAGCGGCGGAATTCTGGTCTCGATGGTGAATGTTTATGTGTTGCAAGGCGTGGGTGAGTTACCCGAGGCGGGCAAGGCCGCGGCGTACCTGTTCGTCTATGAGCTTGCCTTGATCATCCCGCTGGTTTCCGTTACCGGTGTTCTGTTCGCCTCATGGTTGAGGCGGCGAGATATTAAGCATCTTGTGGCGCAGGGACATAGCCGGATGGAATCCGAAGCGCTGCTTGGGGTTAACCCCGATCCTCCTCCGGTGAACTGGTGGATACTTGGCGGCGGATTGGCTTTCACGGCAGTCTCCCTGAGTGTAGGCCTGAGCCAGATACCCGGGGGAGAGGAAATCATCTTCCTGGTTTCCATGGCCATCGTCTTATTCCTGATGTGGCGGCTGACTGGCGAACTGGAACCCGACGCGCGCAATGTGCTGGTGGGCACGGCAATCCTGATATTCGTGTTCCGCGCCATACCCGGGCCGGGGGCTGGTTCGACCTGGTGGATGATCGATCACCTTGGCTTCGATCAGCAGTTTCTGGCGACATTATCCCTGATCGGCGCGACCTTGACCCTGGCGGGAATGTTCATCTTTCGGCGATTCATGGCTGAACGTTCGATTGCCTATATTATCGGTTGGCTTACCATCGTCGGCACCTTCTTGTCCCTCCCCATAATCGGGATGTATTACGGTTTGCACGAATGGACGGCTGCCTTAACGAACGGCATGGTGGATGCGCGCTTTATCGCAGTGATCGATACGGCGCTGGAATCCCCCCTGGGTCAGATTGCAATGATCCCGATGCTTGCGTGGATTGCCAACTCCGCACCGGAAGCGCTCAAGGCCACCTTCTTCGCCGTAATGGCCTCGTTCACCAACCTTGCCCTGTCTGCGTCGCAGCTCGGGACAAAGTACATGAACCAGATTTTCAGGGTAACACGCGAAGTGACGGACCCCGATACCGGGAAGATTACTGTTCCTGCCGACTACAGCGAACTTGGTCCACTGCTGGTTTCAGTGACCGTGATTGGCCTCGTATTGCCGCTGCTGGCTATCTTCCTGCTCAGGTATTCACGCTTCCGCAATGCGTGA
- a CDS encoding phytoene/squalene synthase family protein: MTTPSTRHELLHDILKQVSRSFYLTLNVLPIGVREQMGLAYLFARAADTIADTDLIDRAERLKYLNQFREQFMTARIDRKAVQEIQSALVPHQKDSGESILLQRLEDCFRLYEECSPDDRKRIQWVIKVLTEGMEMDLNRFPGQSGNQLAALSTLDDLDQYTYHVAGCVGDFWTRMICAHRPTMGRWDVEEMAAIGVRFGKGLQLTNILKDIGRDLHNGRCYIPESLLDEAGLKPANLLNDSSLPKFKPVLDRLIRMAIEHLDQGWIYTMAIPVSEIRQRLACIWPILLAGETLRRVAVTPDLLDPAVYVKAPRSEVYRIMTLTTLTCANGFVATSYWNRVREQVVSAVEQSQQSRLA, from the coding sequence TTGACTACTCCCTCCACCAGACACGAACTGCTGCACGACATCCTCAAGCAGGTTTCCCGTTCGTTTTATCTCACGCTCAATGTGCTGCCTATCGGAGTGCGCGAGCAGATGGGCCTGGCGTATCTGTTTGCGCGTGCCGCCGATACCATTGCCGACACGGATCTGATCGACCGGGCAGAGCGTCTGAAATACCTGAACCAGTTCCGTGAGCAATTCATGACGGCCAGGATTGATCGGAAAGCCGTTCAGGAGATTCAGAGCGCGCTGGTCCCTCATCAGAAAGACTCGGGAGAAAGCATTCTTCTGCAGCGGCTAGAGGATTGTTTCAGGCTGTACGAGGAGTGCTCGCCCGATGACCGGAAGCGCATCCAGTGGGTTATAAAGGTACTCACCGAAGGGATGGAAATGGACTTGAACCGCTTCCCCGGCCAGTCAGGTAACCAACTTGCAGCGCTATCCACTCTGGACGACCTGGACCAGTACACTTACCATGTCGCAGGTTGTGTCGGGGATTTCTGGACCAGGATGATTTGTGCTCATCGGCCGACGATGGGACGATGGGATGTGGAGGAGATGGCAGCCATCGGGGTAAGGTTCGGGAAAGGGCTGCAACTCACCAACATTCTGAAGGATATCGGCCGGGACCTGCACAATGGCCGCTGTTATATTCCCGAATCGCTTCTCGATGAGGCAGGCCTGAAGCCCGCGAACCTGTTGAATGACAGCAGCCTGCCAAAATTCAAACCGGTTCTCGACCGCCTCATCAGGATGGCCATCGAGCACCTGGATCAAGGCTGGATTTATACCATGGCGATTCCTGTCTCGGAAATTCGTCAACGGCTGGCCTGCATCTGGCCTATCCTGCTGGCCGGGGAAACCCTACGGCGTGTCGCGGTGACGCCCGATCTGCTCGACCCCGCCGTGTATGTCAAAGCGCCTCGAAGCGAGGTATACCGGATAATGACATTGACAACCCTGACCTGCGCCAACGGCTTTGTTGCAACCAGTTACTGGAACCGAGTCCGGGAACAGGTTGTCTCAGCCGTAGAGCAATCACAGCAGAGCCGGCTGGCGTAA
- a CDS encoding PQQ-dependent sugar dehydrogenase, protein MIKPFSALLALVFATGLGAPEAFAQLQTRIVANGLDRPLFATSPAGDSRLFIVEQGGLIKILQNGSVQPTPFLDLSGSVNTEGERGLLGMTFDPNFASNRRFYVDYIDRTSLNTVVATYQVSATQPNVADITSRQTVLTVQQPEFNNHKAGWLGFRPGEPGNLYIATGDGGLRDDPGNRAQNLSSNLGKILRIDVSSDRLPNDPTQYGYAIPDGNATGSNPEIYASGLRNPFRDSFDRENGTFYIGDVGQNAREEIDIGAAGANYGWRRFEGTLVNFPNDPQIPNHTPPIFEYNHTADGASVIGGYVYRGSEIPGLEGTYFFADFVNDKVMSFRFTGSGITDLTDRTAELLSPTGISGNITSFGEDASGNLYLVSLNGQVGRIALIPEPASYAMMLAGMGLIGVWVRRRGKARKVPGLT, encoded by the coding sequence ATGATCAAACCCTTTTCTGCCCTGCTTGCCTTGGTCTTCGCCACTGGTCTTGGGGCACCGGAGGCTTTTGCACAGTTGCAAACCCGGATCGTTGCAAACGGCCTTGATCGCCCTTTGTTCGCAACATCGCCAGCAGGAGACTCACGCCTGTTCATTGTCGAACAGGGCGGGTTGATCAAAATCCTCCAGAATGGGAGTGTGCAGCCAACACCATTTCTCGATCTGTCAGGCTCGGTCAATACCGAGGGCGAACGCGGCCTGCTGGGAATGACATTCGATCCAAACTTTGCCAGCAACCGTCGATTTTATGTCGATTACATAGACAGGACTTCGCTCAATACCGTAGTCGCAACGTATCAGGTAAGTGCAACGCAGCCAAACGTGGCAGATATCACCAGCCGACAAACAGTGCTCACTGTGCAGCAACCTGAGTTCAACAATCACAAGGCCGGGTGGCTCGGCTTCAGGCCCGGCGAGCCGGGGAATCTTTACATAGCCACAGGAGACGGCGGCCTCCGGGATGATCCTGGTAACCGCGCGCAAAACCTGTCCAGCAATCTCGGCAAAATTTTGCGAATCGATGTTTCATCTGATCGCCTGCCCAATGATCCCACGCAGTATGGCTATGCAATACCGGATGGAAATGCCACAGGCAGCAATCCGGAGATATATGCATCTGGATTGCGTAACCCGTTTCGTGACAGTTTTGACCGGGAAAACGGCACTTTCTACATCGGTGACGTCGGGCAGAACGCACGCGAGGAAATCGATATAGGCGCTGCCGGAGCGAACTATGGGTGGCGCAGATTCGAGGGAACGCTGGTGAATTTTCCTAACGATCCACAGATTCCCAACCACACGCCGCCCATCTTTGAATATAACCATACCGCGGATGGCGCCTCAGTCATTGGCGGCTATGTCTACCGCGGCTCAGAAATCCCCGGCCTGGAAGGCACCTACTTCTTTGCGGACTTCGTCAACGACAAGGTGATGTCCTTCCGCTTTACTGGCTCAGGCATTACCGACCTCACCGACCGCACTGCCGAACTGCTCTCCCCAACGGGCATTTCGGGGAATATCACCTCATTCGGCGAGGATGCTTCCGGCAACCTTTATCTGGTAAGCCTCAATGGGCAAGTCGGACGAATCGCCCTTATACCCGAACCTGCAAGCTACGCAATGATGCTGGCGGGGATGGGTTTGATCGGGGTGTGGGTTAGGCGAAGAGGGAAAGCGAGGAAAGTCCCAGGGCTCACCTAA
- a CDS encoding macro domain-containing protein, protein MIHEVRGDILLSHAQVIAHAVAPDDRFSQGLALSLRQRWPALVKDFHHFCHTRQPKAGDVWVWSGAMSKRVISLLTNEAPPGTGDKPPPARKEVLELSLRELRSLLESKRFSHIALPRLATGAGGLDWKVVEPLIERHLGDLDLPIYIYTQYEEGVQAMEPGLSRNDSLDRRPDVSRRQ, encoded by the coding sequence ATGATTCACGAAGTAAGGGGCGATATCCTGCTGAGCCATGCGCAGGTCATTGCCCACGCCGTTGCCCCCGATGATCGTTTCAGTCAGGGGCTGGCCTTGAGTTTGCGCCAGCGGTGGCCTGCCCTGGTCAAGGATTTCCATCACTTCTGCCATACCAGGCAACCCAAAGCGGGCGACGTGTGGGTCTGGTCGGGTGCGATGAGCAAGCGGGTGATCAGCCTGCTGACGAATGAAGCGCCGCCTGGGACCGGGGACAAGCCGCCTCCGGCCAGAAAGGAAGTTTTAGAACTGTCGTTGCGTGAACTTCGCAGTCTGCTGGAGAGCAAGAGGTTTTCCCATATCGCGCTGCCGCGCCTTGCTACTGGTGCAGGCGGTCTGGATTGGAAGGTGGTGGAACCCTTGATCGAGCGCCATCTGGGGGACCTGGATCTGCCTATTTACATTTATACTCAATATGAGGAAGGCGTTCAGGCCATGGAGCCGGGGTTGAGTCGAAATGACAGCCTCGACAGGAGACCGGATGTTTCCCGCAGGCAGTAA